The Rhododendron vialii isolate Sample 1 chromosome 6a, ASM3025357v1 genome includes a window with the following:
- the LOC131331553 gene encoding sodium/calcium exchanger NCL-like, whose translation MANKPPLSVLHLLLLLCGVACARLITDGGGPADLLSDGVSPPLLLRLNPFSATDSTCDQTYGFLPCTTTVLGNLFLILVYGYLMFFAATNLSSGSELLLEILGPGLIGGLLLPILGALPDAMLILVSGLSGTTETAQSQVSVGMGLLAGSTVMLLTIIWGTCVIVGKCDIQDSIAVDGKDTKGLSLTGSGVSTDIWTCYAARIMTVSVIPFIVVQLLQTMSSTSGRRLAVLISLILSLAMLLSYCLYQVFQPWIQIRRIAFAKHKHVISGILKHLKQRALGRLLRDDGTPNADVIAKLFHALDVDGDDQISYAELKAMIIGIQFDEINLDQADATDKVMKDFDTSLNTKIELQEFIAGISRWLDEARHSVASSNGGSNTVKYLEDFHEQTKREHYLLGDQSDEVVESVENPKKIIIKAVLLLLLGALIAGAFADPLVDAVDNFSDATGIPTFFISFIALPLATNSSEAVSAIIFASRKKQRSASLTFSELYGAVTMNNVLCLSVFLALVYVRELTWDFSAEVLVIVIVSVVMGAFASFRTTFPLWTTFVAFLLYPFSLVLVYVLDYVFGWS comes from the exons atgGCAAACAAACCACCCCTCTCCgtcctccacctcctcctcctcctctgcgGCGTCGCCTGCGCCCGTCTCATCACCGACGGCGGCGGCCCCGCGGATCTCCTCTCCGACGGCGTCTCGCCGCCGCTCCTCCTCCGCCTGAACCCCTTCAGCGCGACCGACTCCACGTGCGACCAGACGTACGGGTTCCTGCCCTGCACCACCACCGTGCTCGGCAACCTCTTCCTCATCCTCGTCTACGGCTACCTCATGTTCTTCGCCGCCACGAACCTGTCCAGTGGGAGCGAGCTCTTGTTGGAGATTCTAGGGCCTGGACTTATCGGCGGACTGCTTCTTCCCATCCTCGGCGCTCTTCCTGATGCTATGCTCATTCTCG TATCTGGACTCTCTGGAACTACAGAAACTGCTCAAAGTCAGGTCTCTGTTGGAATGGGCTTACTTGCTGGGTCTACGGTCATGCTCCTTACAATAATATGGGGTACGTGTGTTATTGTTGGGAAGTGTGACATCCAGGATTCAATTGCCGTAGATGGAAAAGATACAAAGGGATTGAGCTTAACTG GCTCTGGGGTCAGCACTGATATCTGGACTTGCTATGCTGCAAGAATCATGACTGTGTCTGTAATCCCATTTATTGTTGTCCAATTGCTACAAACTATGAGTTCGACTTCAGGAAGGCGCTTAGCAGTCCTGATCTCACTTATTTTGTCACTCGCGATGCTGCTTTCATATTGTCTTTATCAG GTTTTTCAGCCCTGGATACAAATCAGACGAATTGCTTTCGCGAAGCATAAACATGTTATATCAGGAATTCTAAAACATCTAAAGCAGCGTGCCCTAGGAAGGCTCCTCAGGGATGACGGAACACCTAATGCAGATGTTATAGCGAA GCTATTTCATGCATTAGATGTGGATGGTGATGACCAAATTTCATATGCTGAATTGAAAGCTATGATCATCGGAATCCAATTTGATGAGATTAATTTGGATCAGGCTGATGCCACGGACAAAGTGATGAAAGACTTTGATACGTCATTGAATACAAAAATAGAATTGCAGGAGTTCATTGCTGGAATCTCAAGATGGCTTGATGAAGCGAGGCACTCTGTGGCTTCTTCTAATGGTGGTTCCAACACAGTGAAATACCTGGAGGACTTCCACGAG CAAACAAAGAGAGAGCACTATCTTTTGGGGGATCAAAGCGATGAAGTAGTTGAGAGTGTTGAAAACCCTAAGAAGATAATTATTAAAGCagtgttgctgctgctgcttggGGCTTTGATTGCAGGTGCATTTGCTGATCCATTGGTAGATGCTGTTGATAATTTCTCGGATGCCACAGGCATTCCTACTTTCTTCATCTCATTCATTGCGCTGCCCTTGGCTACCAACTCCAGCGAGGCTGTATCAGCAATCATCTTTGCTAGCAGGAAAAAGCAGAGATCTGCCTCGTTGACTTTCTCAGAG TTATATGGGGCGGTCACCATGAACAATGTCCTTTGCTTATCCGTCTTCTTAGCGTTGGTTTACGTAAGGGAACTGACATGGGACTTCTCGGCAGAGGTACTGGTTATCGTTATTGTTTCTGTCGTGATGGGTGCGTTTGCCAGCTTCCGCACCACCTTCCCTCTCTGGACAACGTTTGTGGCCTTCCTTCTTTATCCATTTTCCCTGGTACTGGTTTACGTTCTTGACTATGTTTTTGGCTGGTCATAG